A region of Vigna radiata var. radiata cultivar VC1973A chromosome 10, Vradiata_ver6, whole genome shotgun sequence DNA encodes the following proteins:
- the LOC106775567 gene encoding cold-responsive protein kinase 1-like, whose amino-acid sequence MMFEVKLIILTMMLWIAEHGAKGDPQTYLVNTGCSTYNASNVESFYANINATFSNLRREISNNSKHFGTTQQAIGDVLTYAMFQCRNYLSKNDCLSCFNTASTQIRNCSQANGARVIYDGCFLRYESQMFFDQTNELGKGVLCGKNTSNATGFGLVGRQVIADIQTATPKTRDFYAATKTQVANGTAIYAVAQCVETATEDKCLSCMQAGYNNLQSCLPNTEGRAYDAGCFMRYSTTPFFADNQTIDIAPYLKKGDSSRKWIIIAASVGAVVALLCVLFAWRWFIKPKRAPRGDILGATELKGPVNYKYNDLKAATKKFSAENKLGEGGFGDVYKGTLKNGKVVAVKKLVLGKSSKMEDDFEGEVKLISNVHHRNLVRLLGCCSKGQERILVYEYMANSSLDKFLFGNRKGSLSWKQRYDIILGTXRGLAYLHEEFHVSIIHRDIKTSNILLDDDLQPKIADFGLARLLPEDRSHLSTRFXGTLGYTAPEYAIHGQLSEKADTYSYGIVVLEIVSGQKSTDVKDDEDGREYLLQRTWKLYERGMHLELVDKAIDPNDYDAEDVKKIIEIALLCTQASAATRPTMSEVVVLLKSKSLVENLRPTMPVFVETNMKIRESKSSSTSGSSSNATASISVLSAR is encoded by the exons ATGATGTTTGAAGTAAAGTTAATTATCTTAACTATGATGTTGTGGATTGCAGAACATGGTGCAAAGGGTGATCCACAGACATATCTGGTAAACACTGGATGCAGCACATACAACGCTAGCAACGTGGAGAGTTTCTATGCGAATATCAACGCAACATTTTCAAACCTCAGAAGAGAAATTAGCAATAACAGCAAGCACTTTGGCACAACACAGCAAGCCATAGGAGATGTTCTCACCTATGCTATGTTTCAATGCAGAAACTATCTCTCCAAAAATGACTGTCTTTCTTGCTTCAACACCGCCTCAACCCAAATCCGCAACTGCTCCCAAGCCAACGGCGCCAGAGTCATCTACGACGGTTGCTTCCTCAG GTATGAGAGCCAGATGTTCTTCGACCAGACCAATGAACTTGGCAAGGGTGTATTATGTGGGAAGAACACTTCAAATGCCACTGGTTTTGGATTAGTCGGACGACAAGTTATCGCAGATATTCAAACAGCAACACCCAAAACTAGAGATTTTTATGCAGCAACTAAGACACAGGTGGCTAATGGAACTGCAATTTATGCTGTTGCACAGTGTGTTGAAACTGCAACCGAGGATAAATGTCTGAGTTGCATGCAAGCTGGATACAACAACTTACAAAGTTGTCTTCCCAACACAGAGGGTAGAGCTTATGATGCTGGCTGTTTCATGAGATACTCCACCACACCATTCTTTGCTGATAACCAAACCATTGATATTGCACCCTATTTGAAAAAAG GAGATTCAAGCAGGAAGTGGATAATAATTGCTGCCAGTGTTGGAGCTGTTGTTGCTCTCCTCTGTGTGTTGTTTGCATGGCGATGGTTTATAAAACCAAAGAGGGCTCCTAGAG GTGATATATTGGGAGCAACTGAGTTGAAAGGTCCAGTAAACTACAAGTATAATGACTTGAAAGCTGCAACGAAAAAATTCAGTGCTGAAAACAAACTTGGAGAAGGAGGTTTTGGTGATGTATACAAG GGTACTCtgaagaatggaaaagttgTTGCCGTAAAAAAACTAGTGTTGGGGAAATCAAGCAAGATGGAGGATGATTTTGAAGGTGAAGTGAAGCTTATAAGTAATGTTCATCATCGGAATCTTGTTAGACTTCTTGGCTGCTGCAGCAAAGGCCAAGAGAGAATCTTGGTTTATGAGTATATGGCAAATAGCAGTCTTGACAAATTCTTATTCG GTAACAGAAAAGGTTCCCTCAGTTGGAAACAAcgttatgatataattttaggCACANCAAGGGGNCTGGCATATCTGCATGAGGAATTCCACGTGTCCATCATACATAGAGATATTAAAACTTCTAATATCCTCTTGGATGATGATCTTCAACCCAAAATTGCTGATTTTGGATTGGCAAGGCTTCTGCCAGAGGATCGTTCCCATCTTAGCACAAGATTTGNTGGAACATT GGGATACACAGCACCTGAGTATGCAATCCATGGTCAATTATCAGAGAAGGCTGACACCTACAGCTATGGAATTGTCGTCCTAGAAATCGTTAGTGGTCAAAAGAGTACCGATGTGAAGGATGACGAGGATGGTCGTGAATACCTACTCCAACGA ACATGGAAACTGTATGAGAGAGGAATGCACCTAGAGCTGGTGGACAAGGCCATAGACCCTAATGATTATGATGCAGAAGATGTCAAGAAAATCATAGAAATTGCATTGTTATGCACTCAGGCATCGGCTGCAACGAGACCAACAATGTCTGAAGTAGTAGTGCTACTCAAAAGCAAGAGCTTAGTGGAGAACCTGCGACCAACTATGCCTGTGTTTGTTGAAACGAATATGAAGATTCGGGAAAGCAAGTCTAGCTCAACCAGCGGCTCTTCATCTAATGCCACTGCCTCCATTTCTGTTCTATCAGCACGATGA
- the LOC106776237 gene encoding protein DJ-1 homolog D: MASKRVLLLCGDFMEDYEAMVPFQALQAFGVAVDAVCPGKKAGDVCRTAVHVLSGAQTYTETVGHNFALNATFDEVDAASYDGLLLPGGRAPEYLAHIPGVVELVTKFVSLGKQIASICHGQLILAAAAGVVKGRKCTAFPAVKPVLVAAGAHWVEPDTMAATVVDGNLITAATYDGHPELIRHFVKALGGTINGSDRKILFICGDYMEDYEVKVPFQSLQALGCHVDAVCPSKKAGDTCPTAIHDFEGDQTYSEKPGHAFSLTATFDDVDPSSYDALVIPGGRAPEYLALNESVIALVKHFFETKKPVASICHGQQILSAAGVLKGRKCTAYPAVKLNVVLSGATWLEPDPISRCFTDGNLVTGAAWPGHPEFISQLIALLGIQVSF; encoded by the exons ATGGCTTCTAAAAGGGTTCTTCTCCTTTGCGGGGACTTCATGGAAGACTACGAA GCCATGGTTCCCTTTCAGGCGTTGCAGGCCTTCGGTGTTGCCGTCGACGCCGTTTGTCCCGGAAAGAAGGCCGGCGATGTCTGCCGCACCGCCGTCCATGTGCTTTCCGGTGCTCAG ACCTATACTGAGACAGTTGGTCACAATTTTGCACTCAATGCAACGTTTGATGAAGTTGATGCTGCAAGCTATGATGGTTTGTTGTTACCGGGTGGGAGGGCTCCAGAGTATCTTGCTCATATTCCTGGTGTTGTAGAGCTGGTGACCAAGTTTGTCAGTTTGGGAAAACAAATTGCTAGCATTTGTCATGGACAATTGATTCTGGCTGCTGCTGCTGGAGTGGTTAAAGGTCGCAAGTGCACAGCTTTTCCTGCTGTTAAACCAGTACTGGTAGCTGCTGGTGCGCACTGGGTTGAACCTGACACCATGGCAGCAACAGTGGTGGATGGTAATCTCATTACTGCAGCTACTTATGATGGGCACCCTGAACTTATTCGCCATTTTGTGAAGGCATTAGGAGGCACAATAAACGGCTCTGATAGAAAAATCCTCTTCATTTGTGGG GATTACATGGAAGATTATGAGGTCAAGGTTCCTTTTCAGTCCCTTCAAGCTTTAGGATGCCATGTTGATGCAGTTTGCCCCTCAAAGAAGGCTGGTGACACTTGCCCAACTGCTATTCATGATTTTGAAGGAGATCAAACTTACAGTGAGAAGCCAGGacatgcattttctttaacagCAACCTTTGATGATGTGGATCCTTCGAGCTATGATGCTCTTGTCATCCCTGGAGGTCGAGCACCTGAGTATTTGGCTTTGAATGAGTCAGTCATTGCCTTGGTGAAGCATTTCTTTGAAACCAAGAAGCCAGTGGCTTCTATCTGTCATGGCCAACAGATTTTATCTGCAGCTGGTGTTCTCAAG GGGAGGAAATGCACTGCTTATCCGGCGGTGAAGCTTAACGTGGTTCTGTCAGGAGCAACATGGCTGGAGCCTGATCCTATAAGCCGCTGCTTCACTGATGGAAATCTGGTTACTGGAGCTGCATGGCCAGGGCACCCTGAGTTCATTTCTCAGTTAATCGCACTCCTTGGTATTCAAGTATCTTTCTAG
- the LOC106775892 gene encoding beta-catenin-like protein 1 — MEVANARNPATKRKFDDAVGNGVATDVDLSLLEAIEKSQNAVEVLDLRTLKKHVLSFERRLKENIEARLKYPNQPDRFADSEVELHDELQKLKVLAGAPELYPDLVSLNVVPSIVDLLNHDNTDIAIDVVQLLQDLTDEDVLDDNDDSARVLVDALVDNSALELLVQNLHRLNDSDPDENAAVYGTLATVENLIEVKPAVAELVCEKTKLLKWLLGKIKVREFDSNKQYASEILAILLQSSTVNQKKLGQMNGVDVVLQAVAMYKSKDPKSSDEEEMLENLFDCLCCLLMPLENKERFVKAEGVELMIIIMKQKKLAYGSAIRALDFAMTKYPPACERFVDVLGLKTAFAAFMGKIPLSKKNKKERYQEDMEERLVSLIASLFGGILRGSRRERLLSKFVENECEKIDRLMELYIRYSDRVRAETERLNQVEFDDLEMDEDEIYNRKLESGLYTLQLIAVILGHIWCSEHPQMRGRIELLLKQNKLSKKHIKDILQEYHDNIGDLDGPEEKERAQTKIQKFIMAL; from the exons ATGGAGGTAGCGAACGCGCGGAACCCCGCCACCAAGCGGAAATTCGACGACGCCGTTGGAAACGGCGTAGCCACCGATGTCGATCTGTCTCTCCTCGAAGCCATCGAGAAATCGCAGAACGCCGTCGAAGTCCTCGACCTCCGAACACTAAAGAAGCACGTTCTTTCCTTCGAGCGTCGCCTGAAGGAGAACATCGAAGCGCGCCTCAAGTACCCCAACCAACCGGACCGCTTCGCCGATTCCGAAGTCGAACTCCATGACGAGCTCCAGAAGCTCAAGGTCCTCGCTGGTGCGCCAGAGCTTTATCCGGACCTCGTCAGCCTCAACGTTGTTCCGTCAATCGTGGACCTCCTCAACCACGACAATACCGATATCGCCATCGACGTTGTTCAATTGCTGCAGGACCTCACCGATGAGGACGTTCTCGACGACAACGATGATTCTGCTAGGGTTTTGGTCGACGCGCTGGTTGATAACAGCGCTCTCGAGCTTCTGGTTCAGAATCTTCATAGATTGAATGACTCTGACCCCGACGAAAATGCTGCCGTGTATGGAACCCTCGCGACAGTGGAGAATTTGATCGAGGTGAAGCCCGCGGTGGCGGAGTTAGTTTGCGAGAAGACGAAGTTGTTGAAGTGGCTTCTTGGGAAGATCAAGGTGAGGGAATTTGATAGTAATAAGCAGTATGCTTCGGAGATTTTGGCGATTTTGTTGCAGAGTAGTACGGTGAATCAGAAGAAGCTGGGGCAGATGAATGGGGTTGATGTGGTGCTTCAGGCCGTGGCCATGTATAAGTCTAAGGATCCTAAGAGTTCTGATGAGGAGGAGATGTTAGAGAATTTGTTTGATTGCTTGTGCTGTTTGTTGATGCCATTGGAAAATAAGGAGAGGTTTGTGAAGGCTGAAGGGGTGGAGTTGATGATAATTATTATGAAGCAGAAGAAGTTGGCTTATGGGTCGGCTATTAGAGCGCTTGATTTTGCCATGACTAAGTACCCGCCGGCTTGTGAACGATTTGTGGATGTTTTGGGGTTGAAGACAGCCTTTGCAGCTTTCATGGGTAAG ATTCCCTTAAGtaagaagaacaagaaggaaAGGTACCAAGAGGACATGGAGGAGCGCCTTGTGTCACTGATTGCGTCATTATTTG GTGGAATCTTGAGGGGTTCTAGGAGAGAAAGATTATTAagtaaatttgttgaaaatgagTGCGAGAAGATAGACAGACTGATGGAACTATACATCAG GTATTCAGATAGAGTCAGAGCAGAAACTGAAAGGTTGAATCAAGTTGAATTTGATGACTTGGAG atggatgaagatgaaatATACAATCGCAAACTAGAATCTGGACTTTACACCCTTCAG TTGATTGCTGTCATTTTGGGTCATATTTGGTGCTCAGA ACATCCACAAATGAGAGGGAGAATTGAGCTACTTCTCAAGCAGAACAAACTTAGTAAGAAGCATATAAAGGATATACTTCAG GAGTATCATGACAATATTGGTGACCTTGACGGACCAGAAGAGAAGGAGAGAGCACAGACAAAAATTCAGAAGTTCATTATGGCATTATAA